A part of Osmerus mordax isolate fOsmMor3 chromosome 10, fOsmMor3.pri, whole genome shotgun sequence genomic DNA contains:
- the LOC136950138 gene encoding G-protein coupled estrogen receptor 1-like: MFQVQSQQRENEAQKQTSHCQNIGAMEVRSYTGSEVYDNSTEGLNGSSVRGFGLAGEDYDHATHYAISLFLSCLYTIFLFPVGFIGNILIIVVNLSRRGRMTAPDLYFVNLAVADLVLVADSLIEVFNLSEKYYDMAALCTFMALFFQVNMYSSVFFLTWMSFDRLVVLAGSTRLGRSMPRARLSCCLIWALSALLTLLPFTAAQIQHAGELHFCFANVSQIQWLEVTLGFLVPFCVLGVCYWKITRLLARAQRENGALRRRHQPRRQKTLRIIAAAVLVFFLCWLPENVFVSVHLLRGDSEGTLWHDYPLTAHIVNLAAFANSCLNPLIYSFVGDTFQDKVRLFVQENANWDKLHRLHSTNSNSLQGPSSCRRLTFRTSTHLFQSSNCHPKDTHCGSD, translated from the coding sequence ATGTTCCAGGTGCAATCACAGCAGCGTGAAAATGAGGCTCAGAAACAAACAAGTCACTGCCAGAACATAGGAGCTATGGAGGTGCGGTCCTACACAGGCAGTGAGGTTTACGACAACTCCACTGAGGGACTTAACGGCTCTTCTGTTCGAGGCTTTGGCCTGGCGGGAGAGGACTACGACCACGCCACTCACTACGCAATcagcctcttcctgtcctgcctctacaccatcttcctcttccccGTGGGCTTCATCGGGAACATCCTCATCATCGTTGTGAACTTGAGCCGTCGGGGCCGCATGACCGCTCCAGACCTGTACTTCGTCAACCTGGCCGTCGCCGACCTGGTCCTGGTGGCCGACTCTCTGATCGAGGTGTTCAACCTGAGCGAGAAGTACTACGACATGGCGGCCCTGTGCACGTTCATGGCCCTCTTCTTCCAGGTCAACATGTACAGCAGCGTCTTCTTCCTCACCTGGATGAGCTTCGACAGGCTGGTGGTCCTGGCGGGCTCCACGCGCCTGGGCCGGAGCATGCCCCGCGCCCGGCTCAGCTGCTGTCTGATCTGGGCGCTGTCCGCCCTGCTCACCCTGCTGCCCTTCACCGCCGCCCAGATCCAGCACGCCGGCGAGCTCCACTTCTGCTTCGCCAACGTGTCACAGATCCAGTGGCTGGAGGTGACGCTGGGTTTCCTGGTGCCATTCTGCGTGCTGGGCGTGTGCTACTGGAAGATAACACGGCTGCTGGCGCGTGCCCAGCGGGAGAACGGGGCGCTGCGGCGCCGACACCAGCCGCGGAGGCAGAAGACCCTGAGGATAATCGCGGCGGCGGTGCTGGTGTTCTTCCTGTGCTGGCTACCGGAGAACGTGTTTGTGAGCGTCCACCTGCTGAGGGGGGACTCTGAGGGGACCCTCTGGCACGACTATCCTCTCACGGCACACATCGTCAACCTGGCAGCCTTCGCCAACAGCTGCCTGAACCCCCTCATCTACAGCTTCGTAGGGGACACGTTCCAGGACAAGGTAAGGCTCTTTGTGCAGGAGAACGCCAACTGGGACAAGCTGCATAGACTGCACTCCACTAACTCCAACAGCCTGCAGGGTCCGAGCTCCTGTAGGCGCTTGACGTTCAGAACCTCGACGCACCTTTTTCAGAGCTCCAACTGCCATCCCAAAGACACACACTGTGGCTCAGACTAA
- the LOC136950139 gene encoding uncharacterized protein, whose product MENHTDDRTKVTSVTTSMAELVTALVSSTIDTSLYTNPASGTNTSFPTDFLDIIEANDITSRATYVYAIFMALALVSAVFLLYGFIQSYRAQRELALVDSVLLAFSVSQLLLLLLSLSSVAYRPKYLEATRLGCATLSFSVNTVFLWGMLLLVLMGYMLTFDATSHPLLGHSWVCVGLALLVSGLSSVLLAGLRWPSQGVEGTERCVIDAVEAGRSYIVAKLCVSFLIPYLLLLCLLVGGCVHQWKSSGRFLSGAEERSVFLAVGAATFACQVFYFAALLRGVGLEGLSHRERAFLSVAELVMYSESCVCLGLVLLLHRPSRESLVRAGRQLRDCCRSLRGGQTHSQVIAPHIEIGSQTSEWTMTT is encoded by the coding sequence AAAATCACACGGATGATCGTACCAAGGTCACCTCGGTCACCACGAGCATGGCAGAGTTGGTGACCGCGTTGGTCTCCAGCACCATTGACACCTCCCTCTACACCAACCCAGCCTCTGGTACAAACACCTCATTTCCTACCGATTTTCTGGACATCATCGAGGCCAACGACATAACGTCCAGGGCGACCTACGTCTACGCCATCTTCATGGCGCTGGCCTTGGTCTCGGCGGTCTTCCTCCTCTACGGTTTCATCCAGTCGTACAGAGCCCAGAGGGAGCTGGCCCTGGTGGACTCTGTGCTCCTGGCCTTCAGCGtgtcccagctcctcctcctgctcctctccctctcctccgtggCCTACAGGCCGAAATACCTGGAAGCCACGCGCCTGGGCTGTGCcacgctctccttctctgtcaacACGGTGTTCTTATGGGGGATGCTGCTTCTGGTGCTCATGGGCTACATGCTGACCTTCGACGCCACGTCCCACCCCCTGCTGGGGCACTCTTGGGTGTGCGTGGGCCTGGCCTTGCTGGTCTCAGGCCTGTCCTCGGTGCTGCTGGCTGGGCTGCGATGGCCCAgccagggtgtggaggggacgGAGAGATGCGTCATAGACGCGGTCGAAGCGGGGCGTTCTTACATTGTCGCTAAGCTCTGCGTATCCTTCCTGATCCCTTACTTACTCCTCCTGTGCCTTCTGGTTGGCGGCTGCGTCCACCAATGGAAATCCAGTGGCCGCTTCCTGTCGGGCGCAGAGGAAAGGTCGGTGTTTCTGGCGGTCGGCGCGGCGACGTTCGCTTGTCAGGTGTTTTACTTTGCGGCGCTGTTGAgaggggtggggctggaggggctgagcCACCGGGAACGGGCGTTCCTGAGCGTGGCGGAGTTGGTGATGTACTCTGAGAGCTGCGTGTGTCTGGGGCTAGTACTGCTGCTTCACAGGCCCAGCAGAGAGAGCCTGGTGAGGGCAGGACGCCAGCTGCGGGACTGCTGTCGCAGCCTGAGGGGAGGGCAGACGCACAGCCAGGTGATCGCCCCGCACATAGAGATCGGATCACAGACGTCGGAATGGACAATGACCACATAG